ACAGTTCCTTTTTCAGGCGATATGGAGATCGACTCGCTCCAGACTTTCACTGTCTCCGGCCAGATCGCGCGGACCGCGCTGACCCGCGACGATGTCTCCGTCCAGCTCGAAGGCCCGATCAACTTCACGCGGGACGGTGATCCTCTACGTGTGAGCATGCCGGATACGCAAATCTCTGTGGCTCACCCGTCCGCCTCGTTGAACCAGACGCGGCTCAGCCTCTCGGCCGTCTACGATCCGACACGGAAGCTTGCGGAGGGCACGCTGGAACTCAACGGCGGTACCTTCGACAGTGCTGCCGATATGGCCGGGACGATCAACCGGCTGTCGATCGACGGCGGCTGGCACGGCGGCGACATCGACGCCAATATCGACGCGAATCTCTCGCGGCTGGTGCTCACGGATGAGGCGCGCCGAAACGATCTGGCCCGCACGCTGAGCCTCAGCGAAGTCTTGGCCGATGTGCCCGTTGCGCAGAATTTTGCCCCCAGTCTGGTCCGACCGATCCGTGACATGCTGAGCGGGTCATCGCTGGACGGGTCTTTCCGCCTGCAACTGTCCGACCGGACCCGCACCGTGTCGCTGCGCCGACCCGCAACCTTGCAATCGCTAGGGGATCCGACCCGGCAGGTCATTCTTTCCTCTGTCGATGACGCGCCCGCCTATCGCTACTATATGGACGATCCAGCCTATCAGCTGGCCCTGCAGGCCAATCTGTCCCGACCGATCCCGCTCACGCTCACGCCGCTAAGGCTCACCATCCGCTCCGACAATGGGCTGATCCCGACCGGGACGGAGGCTGCATCCGGGTCCATGACGACTGGCGCGTCCTGGCAAGCGCAAACGCGGACAGGCCGACCGGCGCGTCTGGCACCGCTCTCGATCGACTTTGACTATCAGGCCCCGCTGGATGCGGCGTCACGATTGAGCCTGAACGGTGGCGCGATCTATGATGGCGACCTGCCCGGCGGTTATGTCGAGAATCTGCGGGCATCCGGCGTGATTGAAACGACCCTGCAGGACGGCGCCGTCGCAATGAATTTCCGCCCGAACCGCATTTTGCGCTTCGACCGGCTGGAGACGACCTCGGAGTGGATCGTCGAAGATTTTTCGGGAACGCTGCGCCCGAACGGACCCGTCTATGCCCGCCGGGCCACTGGTCCAGCGACTGTGCGGACGGGCCTGACCGAAGCCAAGCTGAGTGCCCGGCGACCGGCCAGCGAGGCGGCCCCTGCCGCAGAGCTCGATCTGCAGATCGGTGCCGCCAGCGTCGTCGGATCGGTCGCTGATACGGATCAGGACTGGGCGGTCGATTTCGAACAGGTCGCGCTTCAGTCCGACACCTTCCCCGTCGAACGGACGGATCTGACCTTGCCAGACGGCGAGCTCTCCGTCCGGCTGACAGAGAGTGGGCGCAGCGAATTCAGCCTGTCGACCCCATCATCGACCCTGATCACGCCCGGCTACCGCGTCAGGGATATGGCCCTGACGGCCGCTGGCACGGCGGAAGCGTATGCGCTGACGTTCACTGGCGGACGGGTGCGCGTCATCCCGCCGACCGCGGACGGTCCTCCAATCCCGGTCCTGAATGCATCCGGCGAATTGCGTTTCGCCGACGGTCAGTTCACTGGAACGGCCCAGACTGTTCTGCCGCAAGTCCCGGGCAATCCGATCGACATCGCTTACCGTCTGGTCGATGGGCGCGGCGAAGCCGAAGTATCCATTCGCGATCTGCGCTTCCGACCGGGCGGCCTGCAACCGCAGGAACTGGCCCCGGCCCTGCGCGGCAAGATCGCTCAGGTCGATGGATCGATTGACGCCGATCTGCGGATCGCCTTTGGCGGCGATGAGCCGATCACCGGATCAGGGCAGGTCCAGATCAGCGACATGTCGCTGGGTACGGCTCCGGGCCCCGTGACCGGACTGTCCGGAACTATCGAGCTCACCTCGCTTTTCCCGGTCGTGACGGCACCGGATCAGATCCTGCGGATTGCCAGTTTCGACCCGGGCATTCCTTTGCTGGACGGAACGCTGACCTATGCGCTGGTCTCCGATGGTGTCGCGATTTCCGACGCTATCTTTCCGATCGGCGATGGGCGCATCTCGTTCGACCCGTTCATCTGGACCTATGGCGCGGAAGAGAACCGAGTCACCTTGCGCGTCAGCGATGTGCAGATCGGCGAGTTCCTGAATGATATCGGCGATGGCCGACTATCGGTGACGGGCGCCATCGAAGGCGAAATTCCCGTCGTCGTTCGCGGTATCAATGTGAATGTCGAGAATGGGCGTCTGCAAGTCCCGAACGGCGGTACGATCCGCTATTCGGGCGACAACCCGATCGGCGATACGGATGCCAATCCGGCGGCCACGGCTTTCAAGGCGCTGGAGAACTTCAACTATCAGGCTCTGTTTGCGGAAATCGACGGCCCGCTGGACGGGGCTGTCAATATGGGATTGCTCTTTACCGGGTCGAACCCGGACGTGCTGTTCGGCGTGCCGTTCCAGTTCGACATGACCATCGAGGGCGAGTTGTTCAACATCGCACGCAGCCTCAACCCAAACGGCTTGCAGGAGCGCGTCATCGCATCCGTCGCCTCGCAGCAGCTGGAACGCAGCGCGGACGACGACAGCGAAACAGACGATTAGTCGACCTAGCCGGGACCCGAACTATTCGGGCCCATCGTGGCATTCTCACCGACGAACGGATTGGTGCGACGCTCCTGCCCGAAAGTGCTCA
This genomic window from Algimonas porphyrae contains:
- a CDS encoding YdbH domain-containing protein — encoded protein: MPARLLRIGLWIAAITLLIVGAAAIWVWNQRYALMERQAITYLQSMGVTADLRIRSATGTEADVRNIRLSYEDTPFLTIDRMQATYQWRDLLNGQVERLDFTGLNASVTVDEDGNIIDGWRPPSTGGGAGLPIQGIGLDDAAIELRTPYGTVPFSGDMEIDSLQTFTVSGQIARTALTRDDVSVQLEGPINFTRDGDPLRVSMPDTQISVAHPSASLNQTRLSLSAVYDPTRKLAEGTLELNGGTFDSAADMAGTINRLSIDGGWHGGDIDANIDANLSRLVLTDEARRNDLARTLSLSEVLADVPVAQNFAPSLVRPIRDMLSGSSLDGSFRLQLSDRTRTVSLRRPATLQSLGDPTRQVILSSVDDAPAYRYYMDDPAYQLALQANLSRPIPLTLTPLRLTIRSDNGLIPTGTEAASGSMTTGASWQAQTRTGRPARLAPLSIDFDYQAPLDAASRLSLNGGAIYDGDLPGGYVENLRASGVIETTLQDGAVAMNFRPNRILRFDRLETTSEWIVEDFSGTLRPNGPVYARRATGPATVRTGLTEAKLSARRPASEAAPAAELDLQIGAASVVGSVADTDQDWAVDFEQVALQSDTFPVERTDLTLPDGELSVRLTESGRSEFSLSTPSSTLITPGYRVRDMALTAAGTAEAYALTFTGGRVRVIPPTADGPPIPVLNASGELRFADGQFTGTAQTVLPQVPGNPIDIAYRLVDGRGEAEVSIRDLRFRPGGLQPQELAPALRGKIAQVDGSIDADLRIAFGGDEPITGSGQVQISDMSLGTAPGPVTGLSGTIELTSLFPVVTAPDQILRIASFDPGIPLLDGTLTYALVSDGVAISDAIFPIGDGRISFDPFIWTYGAEENRVTLRVSDVQIGEFLNDIGDGRLSVTGAIEGEIPVVVRGINVNVENGRLQVPNGGTIRYSGDNPIGDTDANPAATAFKALENFNYQALFAEIDGPLDGAVNMGLLFTGSNPDVLFGVPFQFDMTIEGELFNIARSLNPNGLQERVIASVASQQLERSADDDSETDD